One Triticum urartu cultivar G1812 unplaced genomic scaffold, Tu2.1 TuUngrouped_contig_6730, whole genome shotgun sequence genomic window, AGAAATTGGCCGGCTCAATTTAACCAGCACGCTGCGATGGGAGGTACACATTACTAGGCTATTCTCCGACCCATGCGAGAAGTAGGATCTGGCCCAACTTGTAACAGCGCGCATGTGCCAGCGCACGGTAAGTTTGTTACTTTTTCTTCTTTCGATTTTTTCACTTCGTTTTTTATTTTGAGTGATTTCACTTTACATTTAATAAAATTCAAGAATTTCATAGCActatttttgatttttttacatttgaaaaatatttgtgAATTCAAAAACGCAAATTTTGGAATTAGTTCAAGAATTTGATAAAATTGTTTGTGCATATTAGGTCGTttgttttcaaaaaaaatttgtGTGTATTAGAAAAAAAATATTAAATTTATACTAATAAAATAGTTCATCATACTTTACAAGCTAAAGAAAAGGTTAGTttgtataaaaaatgttcatcagTTAATTTGTTTCACCGTACCGTATATAAAAAAGGTTCAGCATATATTAAAAATTTAATATGTGGTTTGGGTTTCTAGACTGAATATTTGGTTTGGATATTTTTTTTAAGGAGGCAAAAGGGATAAAACATACAATTTCCTTTATGTTTGTATTATTGACATCCACCTGGGCAGATAGATGATCTAGATATCAAAGCCAAAGCTCTGCTGTTCGGTCGTTGTACCAATATAAAACCAGCTAGCTGAGTACCCcttccgttcctaaatataaatcTTTTTAAAGATTCCACCATGAACTGCATACggagcaaaataagtgaatctacactctaaaatatgtgtatatacatccatatgtaaTTTATAttgacttatatttaggaacggagggagagCTATGTCGAGTACTGCTGTCATTTTTGATTTCTAGCTAGTAATGTAATTGATATATAATTACACAGAGACATCCAGCAATGTGTTGCGTGCATCAAGATAAACTCTTGTTTGGTGACCATGATATCGACCATAATATGTCCATAATGATAATGGACCATGCCACTAAAAAGTACTTACATCATGAAGAAATCTTTTTGTACATAGTGATTCAATATAATGGCACATGTGATATATTTGTATTTACTTTAAATGGTATGAATAAAGAAAAGTTCTTCCGGACATGGTAGGTATTGTACGGTTGCTTCAACTTACCACGTACATTTTACGTCTATTGTCGTCTTCACGATAGTAACCGATATCATCAAGTTGTCGTGATCTAGCTACCTTTGTGACCGAACATTGGTCGTCCCTCAGATGTTATGCCATAGATGGCTAGTTACAATAGTTTAGAAAAAAATAGGAGCTACACTAAACTTTATCTACACTTGTCATCTACACTAAACTTTGATTTCTTAAGGGAGCTACAAGGGAATACACAACCCGCAATTATTTAATTCATAGCGTTGCCCACCATTATCCCTATATCATCGTAATCCACATTAACTACTATATATAACTATATGATTATGTTAATGAGGATGAGTTGTAAACAGTTAAGTAAAAGCTGGAGCATAAATGGTATCCAGCGAAAATAGCAATGGATCCAGCTAGTCAAATTAATGACTTACTCCAAATGAGACAAGAAAATAAAAGGTGTCTAATGAAACTATTCCTACATCCCATCAAGAATATTACATAAAACTTAGCGATCTCACAATAATCGAAACAATTTAATATTCAACATCCTGGAAAGTGAGAGGCAAATGAAAGGTATCCAATGAAACAATGCCTAGATCTAACCAGTCAAACTAAGTAAGGCATTTAATTGATATAAAATGTTAGCTAAAAATAATCAAAGGTGAAGGTAAAAAAAGGAAACACACGAGAGTAATAAAGAGAAGGAAGGGTAGTCGTCCATTTCCAGCTAGTACAGCTAATGAAAGGACAAAAGACGAAATAAATGAGGGCAATAAAAATATGGAATGGCAGCCCTCTGTTTCTAGCTACAGCCAATGACTTGGTAATCAAATTCTCCTATATATACCGCACCAACTCAACCCCAATCTCCATCCATTACCACATCACCCTCATTTTTCCTCTCCTCGCTTAGCTTTTCTCCTCCCTGCTAGCTTAACTCCTTGCCGTGGGTagccatggcggcggcgaagtCAAACCAACTCAGCACCCTTGTGGCCAACATGTTCGCTGCGGTGAGCTATATACAATTTTGATGCCATTTGTGTGGGGTTCTGGCATAGTTTAAATAGCGCGCTAAGCCTCTTAGCGGTGACCTCTTCTAAACGCTATAGCGTGCTATAGCAGAGCTATTTAAAAAGTTCTTTCATGTGTTTGGATCAAAGTCCCGTAGCGCAAGACCTTTTGTAAACGCTATAGCAGGCTATTTAAAACCATGGGTTCTAGTTTCTCCCATGGTGGATGTGTAACACAATATTAATTGTTGGATTATGATGTTTCTGCTTTTGTGTTTCTTTGATGGGTTAGGGTTTGCTGGATGATCAGTTCCGGCAACTTGAGATGCTCCAAGACGAGGGCAACCCAGACTTCGTTGCGAAGGTTGTCATGCTTTTCTGCGAGGAGGGTGAGCGTATCATTGGCGAGCTCGCCAAGCAATTGTACGTTGCCATGTCAGGTGATCTGATCATTTGTGTAGGGTGGTTTGATTTGACTTCTTACTTGGGCATTCGGATTATGTCTATGTAGGGACCAACCATGTGTGGACTATGGCAAGGTGGACACATTTGTGGATCAGCTCTGGGGAAATAGTTTATAGTGAGGCCTCTTTCCTTCTTCTTTCATGTCCTCTTTGTATGTGTTTGTGCAGTAGTATGTATCAGGACTATTGTAGTTTTCTGTGTCTTGGAATGAAAACTAGGTATTTAGATCCCAGCTAGATACATCATAAGGCATACTATCATGTTGGGGGAGAATTATAGTCCATTTTCATCATTATAGTGTTTTATGGCAAGGGTGGTCAATTTCCTGAATTGATCAGGCGGCTCAACAAGTATGGATAGATTGAGATAAATAAGGGGAGGGTTGATATCAGTTTGGCAAGTTGTAGTGATTTATCATCTAGATCTGACAAAAAATAATCCATTCCGTACATCTTAGGTAGCTCAACATTTAGCACGTGACATATTCCAATTAATTTTTCCATTATATTCTTATATTATTTCTATACGAAGACCCTTTGGCTGTTTTACTGTTTTATAATTTACATCTGACAAACTGTACAGGCGTAGTACCGTTTTATGATTAAGATCTAACAAAATCATTCGACCATTGTATTGTTCTATGATGTACATCGGACAGTTTGGCCATTGTAGTACTTTACGGTTTGGATCCAAAAAACCTTGGCTGTTGTACCATTCTATGAATTAGATCGGACAAATATCAATCACTTCCCATAAATCATATAGCTCCATGAGTAGTACTCTTATATCCACCTTGTTACCCCGCAAAAAAATATCCACCTTGTTAAGTGGCTCTTCCAATTGATGTTTTGGAGGTTGACATCCATTCATCTGTTGTAGTGCTTAATCATTAGAGGGCTCAAAGAGAAGCACTTCACATTTTCCTTTCTGAAGTGGGGCTCATACAATTAATTTGGGTAGAATCGTCACCCTCTCCTTCAGCATCACAACTTTGCATGACATAGATCCCTTGCCTAATGAATCTTG contains:
- the LOC125531023 gene encoding histidine-containing phosphotransfer protein 1-like encodes the protein MAAAKSNQLSTLVANMFAAGLLDDQFRQLEMLQDEGNPDFVAKVVMLFCEEGERIIGELAKQLDQPCVDYGKVDTFVDQLWGNSLYVGARRVKNTCIQFHECCQEKSNIGCLKALDSVRNDFYDLCSMFIP